A DNA window from Vigna angularis cultivar LongXiaoDou No.4 chromosome 1, ASM1680809v1, whole genome shotgun sequence contains the following coding sequences:
- the LOC108322188 gene encoding 4-coumarate--CoA ligase CCL1 has translation MPPIPTMEPSPQEFIFRSPLPDIPIPTHLPLHSYCFQNLSQFHHRTCLIDGDTGETLTYAEVDLAARRIAAGLHNIGIRQGDVVMLVLRNCPQFALAFLGASHRGAVITTANPFYTPQELAKQATATKTRLVITQSAYVDKIKSFADSTDVMVMCIDTCPPENDGVLHFSTLTNADETEAPAVKISPDDVVALPFSSGTSGLPKGVMLSHKNLVTTISQLVDGENAHQYTHSDDVLLCVLPMFHIYALNSILLSGIRSGAAVLIVQKFEMTTLLELIQKYRVTVASFVPPIVLALVKSGEAHRYDLSSVRAVVTGAAPLGKELQEAVESRLPHATFGQGYGMTEAGPLAISMAFAKEPSKIKPGACGTVVRNAEMKIVDTETGVSLPRNETGEICIRGTKVMKGYLNDPEATERTIDKDGWLHTGDIGYIDDDDELFIVDRLKELIKYKGFQVPPAELEALLIAHPDISEAAVVPMKDEAAGEIPVAFVVRSKGSEITEDEIKKYISQQVVFYKRIGRVFFTDSIPKAASGKILRKVLSARVNEGVVVAN, from the exons ATGCCACCAATACCAACAATGGAACCTTCTCCACAAGAATTCATCTTCAGATCCCCACTTCCTGATATTCCCATTCCCACGCACCTTCCACTACACTCTTACTGCTTCCAAAACCTCTCCCAATTCCATCACCGAACATGCCTTATCGACGGCGACACCGGCGAAACACTCACCTACGCCGAAGTCGACCTCGCAGCCCGCCGCATCGCCGCCGGTCTCCACAACATCGGCATCCGCCAGGGTGACGTCGTCATGCTCGTCCTCCGCAACTGCCCCCAATTCGCCCTCGCCTTCCTCGGCGCCTCCCACCGCGGCGCCGTCATCACCACTGCCAACCCCTTCTACACTCCGCAGGAGCTGGCCAAGCAAGCCACCGCCACCAAAACCAGGCTCGTCATAACACAATCCGCGTACGTGGACAAAATCAAGAGCTTCGCCGACAGCACTGACGTCATGGTCATGTGCATCGATACATGTCCCCCTGAGAACGACGGCGTTTTGCATTTCTCCACGCTAACTAACGCCGACGAAACGGAAGCCCCCGCCGTTAAGATTAGCCCTGACGACGTCGTCGCGCTTCCGTTTTCTTCTGGCACTTCGGGGCTCCCCAAGGGCGTTATGTTGTCGCATAAAAACTTGGTCACCACTATCTCGCAGTTAGTTGACGGCGAAAACGCGCACCAGTACACTCACAGCGACGATGTGCTCCTCTGCGTGCTGCCTATGTTTCATATCTATGCTCTAAATTCAATTTTACTCTCCGGGATTCGATCCGGTGCGGCCGTTCTCATTGTACAGAAGTTTGAGATGACGACTCTGTTGGAGCTGATCCAGAAGTACAGGGTAACCGTTGCGTCGTTTGTGCCACCCATCGTTTTGGCGTTGGTTAAGAGCGGAGAGGCCCACCGATACGACCTCTCGTCCGTTCGAGCCGTCGTCACCGGCGCCGCACCCTTGGGAAAGGAACTACAAGAAGCTGTGGAATCAAGGCTACCACACGCCACTTTCGGACAG GGGTATGGGATGACAGAAGCAGGACCACTTGCGATTAGCATGGCATTTGCAAAAGAACCCTCAAAGATAAAACCTGGTGCATGCGGAACCGTTGTCAGAAACGCTGAGATGAAAATCGTCGACACAGAAACTGGTGTTTCTCTTCCCAGAAACGAAACCGGTGAAATTTGCATAAGAGGCACAAAGGTTATGAAAG GATATCTAAACGACCCAGAGGCTACAGAGAGAACCATAGACAAAGATGGATGGCTCCACACAGGAGATATTGGTTACATCGACGATGATGACGAACTCTTCATTGTTGATAGGTTAAAGGAATTGATCAAATACAAAGGGTTCCAAGTACCTCCCGCTGAGCTCGAAGCTTTGTTAATTGCTCACCCAGACATCTCTGAAGCTGCCGTTGTACC CATGAAAGATGAAGCTGCGGGAGAAATTCCTGTTGCATTTGTAGTAAGATCAAAAGGTTCTGAGATCACTGAAGATGAGATAAAGAAATACATTTCACAACAG GTGGTGTTTTACAAGAGAATTGGTCGGGTTTTCTTCACAGACTCTATTCCTAAAGCAGCCTCAGGCAAAATTCTGAGGAAGGTACTAAGTGCAAGAGTTAACGAAGGTGTGGTGGTGGCCAATTAG